The Alphaproteobacteria bacterium genome includes a window with the following:
- a CDS encoding tetratricopeptide repeat protein codes for MTAPLARAIALHRAGQYAAALTAYQDLLATEPDNADALHLTGVLAHQMGRTSTGIAFIERAIALNPAAAMFHRNMAELRTAAGDHAKAAEHLARAITLNPRDAAAHAALGTARAACGDPQGAVFAYRAALAIDPTLVPALNNLGLALQDIDDPDGACAAWHSAIAIDPHFAPALNNLGTALWSDERLDAAIEVLQRAVAADPNNAEAAVNLGQLLLNRGDLSEGWRLLEARRQVRHGFAAPHGIREWTGPGDPCGRLLVCAEQGLGDELMFASCLSDLQAAQPRTTLVVECDPRLGALFARSLPGCEIRPYQLTADRRRANRRDWLTHTAIDAFVPAGTLPLWFRSSPADFPREAGYLTADPGRVAHWRNWLDGITDGGRARSVGLCWRSGIGGGHRDSLVVPLADWAPLLTDPAFAVVNLQYGAGGPALVSHADALGTPVHQPPGLDLMDALDDVAALVAALDTVVSAATSVCEIAGALGRPTVRVVRGVDWSMLGQQGRRPWHPNTTTHAASRHTPASELVQKVLTTISSDFFEIVEQPTNPKHGKS; via the coding sequence ATGACGGCGCCGCTCGCGCGCGCAATCGCGCTGCATCGCGCCGGCCAGTACGCCGCCGCGCTGACCGCCTACCAGGACCTGTTGGCGACCGAACCGGACAACGCCGACGCGCTGCACCTGACCGGCGTGCTCGCCCACCAGATGGGTCGCACCAGCACGGGAATCGCCTTCATCGAACGCGCCATCGCGCTGAACCCGGCCGCGGCGATGTTCCATCGCAACATGGCCGAGCTGCGCACTGCCGCCGGCGACCACGCCAAGGCGGCCGAGCATCTTGCGCGTGCCATCACCCTGAACCCGCGCGACGCTGCGGCCCATGCCGCACTGGGCACGGCGCGGGCGGCATGCGGCGACCCGCAGGGTGCCGTCTTCGCCTATCGCGCCGCGCTGGCGATCGACCCGACGCTGGTGCCCGCATTGAACAACCTCGGCCTGGCGCTGCAGGACATCGACGACCCCGACGGCGCCTGTGCGGCGTGGCACAGCGCGATCGCCATCGACCCGCACTTCGCACCCGCCCTCAACAACCTCGGCACCGCGTTGTGGAGCGACGAGCGGCTCGACGCGGCGATCGAGGTGCTGCAACGCGCCGTCGCCGCCGACCCGAACAACGCCGAGGCCGCCGTCAATCTGGGCCAGCTGCTGCTGAACCGGGGCGACCTCAGCGAGGGGTGGCGCCTGCTCGAGGCGCGGCGCCAGGTGCGTCACGGCTTCGCCGCGCCGCACGGGATACGCGAGTGGACCGGGCCGGGCGATCCGTGCGGCCGGCTGCTGGTCTGCGCCGAGCAGGGGCTGGGCGACGAGCTGATGTTCGCCTCCTGCCTTTCGGACCTCCAGGCGGCCCAGCCGCGCACCACGCTGGTGGTCGAGTGCGATCCGCGCCTGGGCGCGCTGTTCGCCCGCTCGCTGCCCGGCTGCGAGATCCGGCCGTACCAGCTGACCGCTGACCGCCGGCGCGCCAACCGGCGCGACTGGCTGACCCACACCGCGATCGACGCCTTCGTCCCGGCCGGCACGCTGCCGCTGTGGTTCCGCAGCAGCCCGGCGGACTTCCCGCGCGAAGCCGGCTATCTCACGGCCGATCCCGGGCGGGTCGCGCATTGGCGCAACTGGCTCGACGGCATCACCGACGGCGGGCGGGCGCGCAGCGTCGGCCTGTGCTGGCGCAGCGGCATCGGCGGCGGCCATCGCGATTCGCTGGTGGTCCCGCTGGCAGACTGGGCACCGCTGCTCACCGATCCGGCCTTCGCCGTGGTCAATCTGCAATACGGGGCGGGCGGGCCGGCGCTGGTGTCTCATGCCGATGCTCTCGGCACACCGGTGCACCAGCCGCCGGGACTCGACCTGATGGACGCGCTGGACGACGTTGCGGCCCTGGTGGCCGCGCTCGACACGGTCGTGAGTGCGGCGACGTCGGTCTGCGAGATCGCCGGCGCGCTCGGCCGGCCGACTGTCAGGGTCGTGCGCGGGGTGGACTGGTCCATGCTCGGCCAGCAGGGCCGGCGCCCTTGGCACCCCAACACGACCACCCACGCCGCGTCGCGCCACACGCCGGCGTCGGAGCTGGTTCAGAAAGTATTAACTACGATTTCCAGCGATTTCTTTGAAATTGTTGAACAACCGACGAATCCGAAACATGGTAAATCCTAA
- a CDS encoding flagellar protein FlaG, with translation MSQVSPVGSESQKPGALSLAVTPQQIRPIEPGDRGGGGGAVARERGGNGATRGAAQNDNTVDDKPKRPVRVPEDPAEERRGRNLNMVFDKKSGRTIIEIINPRTGEVMDRIPPENLLERARKQGLPPRANLVDETA, from the coding sequence GTGTCGCAGGTCTCCCCGGTCGGCTCCGAGAGCCAGAAGCCGGGCGCCCTCAGCCTTGCCGTCACGCCGCAGCAGATCCGGCCGATCGAGCCGGGCGACCGCGGCGGCGGCGGGGGTGCCGTCGCGCGCGAACGCGGCGGCAATGGGGCGACGCGGGGTGCTGCCCAGAACGACAACACCGTGGACGACAAGCCGAAGCGGCCCGTCCGCGTGCCCGAAGACCCGGCCGAAGAGCGGCGCGGTCGCAATCTCAACATGGTGTTCGACAAGAAGTCGGGGCGTACCATCATCGAGATCATCAACCCGCGCACGGGCGAGGTCATGGACCGCATCCCGCCGGAGAACCTGCTGGAGCGGGCACGGAAGCAGGGCCTGCCGCCCAGGGCCAACCTGGTCGACGAGACCGCCTGA